In the genome of Kutzneria kofuensis, the window ACGCCGTCCGGGTCGGACAGCAGGGGATAGTCGAACGAGTTGATCGCCGAGAACTCGCGCTGCTTGCCCACGGCGTCGGGGGAGATGCCGACGCGCTGCGCGCCGACGGCCTCGAACTCCGCGCCGAGGTCCCGGAAGTGGCAGCTCTCGGCCGTGCAGCCGCCGGTCATCGCGGCCGGGTAGAAGAACAGCACGACCGGCCCCTTGGCCAGGAACTCGGACAGTCGCCGGGGCTCGCCGTGGTCGTCGAGCAGCTCGAAGTCCGCGACCACGTCGCCGTTGTTCATCGGGTTCCCTCCGGTTTCGGCGGCAGCGGGAAGAACCCGCTGGTCCGCTGCACGTACTCGGCGTAGCCGGGCCTGCCGGCCATGGCCCGCTCGGTCATCGCCTTGCCGGTGCCCCTGGTCAGGAAGAACGTCATGACCAGCGGCGACAGCACGGTCAGCGCGCCGATCCAGTGCTGGCAGGCCACGAGGTAGAGACCCCACCACACGCAGGCGTCGCCGAAATAGTTGGGGTGGCGGGTGTAGCGCCACAGGCCGCGGTCCATGATCCGACCCTTGTTCGCGGGGTCGGCCTTGAACCGGGACAGCTGCCAGTCGCCCACCGACTCGAACCCGATGCCGACGGCCCACACGACCACGCCGAGCCAGGTCAGCGGCCCCGGCGAGGTCTCGTACTGGGCCGCCTGCACCGGCCAGGACACGAACCACATGATCACGCCCTGGACCAGGTAGATCTTCCGGAAGGCGTACCAGTGCGGGTTGCCGGTGACCCGCTTCATCAGCGCCACGTACCGCGGATCCTCGGGCCGGCGGCCGTTGCGCAGCTGGATGTAGACGGCCAGCCGCACTCCCCAGGCCACGGTCAGCGCCGTCACCAGCCAGCCCGAGCCGGAGACGATCAGGCCGACCACGGCGATCACCGCGAAGCCCAGGCCCCACACGGTGTCGACGCCGTCGTGTCGACCTCGGGCGATGGCCACGCCCAGCGCGATCAGCATCACCACCAGCACGGCACCGGCGGTGATGCGCAGGTTGACGAGCAGCCCGGCCAGGTTCACGCGGCGACCTCCCAGTTGCGGCGGGTCCGGGGCATGCCGCTGCGGCCGGACGTCGTGGGCCGGACGGCGAGGATCTGGTCCACACCCATCCGGTTCTCCTGGAACGCCAGCGCGCCGCCGGCCAGGTACAGCCGCCACACCCGCAGCTGCCCCTCGCCGACCAGCGCCGTCAGCTCCGCGGCTCGCTCCTCCAGCGTCCGCGCCCAGGCGTCGACGGTCCAGACGTAGTGCTCCCGCATCGCCTCGACGTCCCGAACCTCGAGACCGGCCCGCTCCAGCATGGCGATGGTCTCGCCGACCGGTCGCATGTGCATGTCGGGGGCCACGTAGCGCTCGATGAACGCGCCGCCGCCGGGCGCCTTCGGGGCGCTCGCGACCCGTGACATCTGCTGGAGCAACAGCCGCCCCTCGGGCTTGAGCAGCCGGAACAGCTGCGCCGCGTACGTGGGGTAGTTGCCGAGGCCGACGTGCTCGCCCATCTCCACGGTCCCGATGGCGTCGAACCCGTCGTCCCGGACGTCGCGGTAGTCCTGCAGCCGCACCTCGACGCGGTCGGCCAGGCCGCGCTCGGCGATCCGCGCCTGGATGAACTCCCGCTGCTGCGCCGCCAGCGTCACCCCGGTGGCGTGCACGCCGTAGTGGGAGGCGGCGTGCAGGATCAGCGAGCCCCAGCCGCAGCCGACGTCCAGCAGCCGCATCCCGGGCTTCAGGTCGAGCTTCCGGCAGATCAGGTCCAGCTTGTCCCGCTGCGCGTCGGCGACGGTGTAGTCCGGCGCATCGGACGTCCAGTACCCGCAGGAGTAGGCCATGCTCGGGTCGAGCAGCGTCCGGTAGAAGTCGTTGGACAGGTCGTAGTGGTGGGCGATGGCGGCCCGGTCCCGGGCCCTGGTGTGCTCGGTCCCGGCCAGCCGCGCCTCCTCGGGCGGCGGCGCCGGCCGGGGGCCGATCACGCCCAGCCGCAGCGCCTGGCCGACGGCCGTCAGGCGGTCGCCCGGTGTAAGTTTCACCCTGCCGAGGCCCTCGCGGCGGGCCAATCCCCAGAACCTCGACAGCCCGTCCCGGAGATCGCCCTCGACGTCGAGGTCACCGGACACGTAGGCGCGGGCCAGGCCCAGCTCGTCGGGGTCCCAGAGCAGGCGGCGCAGCGCCCGCCGGGAGCGGATCACGACCACGGGGGCGTCGGCGGGGCCGGCCACGCTGCCGTCCCACGCCCGCAGCCGCACCGGCAGCTCGACGCCGAGGAACCGGCGCACCAGCGCCGCCAGGGTCTGGGCGATCGTCACTTCAGGCCCCTTCCGCACAACCGTCACGTCGCGTGTTCGCGCGGGACCGACCGCCCGGTTCGATCAGGGCGTGACGAGGTGGTCCACCAGCAGGTTCAGCGCCGGCAGCGCGTCGGCGACGGCCGCCCGGGCCTGCGGCGGGAGCTTGTCCAGCGCGGCCGAGATCCGGCGCTCGTGGGCCTGCTGCCACTCGGCCAGCTGCTTGCGGCCGGCGTCGGTGAGCGACACGCGGGCCACCCGGCGGTCGGACGGGTCGCTGTCCCGGATCGCCAGCCCGCCCTCGACCAGCTGCTGGACCAGGCCGCTGACGGTGTTCGGGGCGAGCCGCTGCAGCGAGGCCAGCTGGCCGATCTTGGCGGGGGCGTGGTCGGCGAGCGCCATCAGCAGCTCGACCTGCGCCATCGGCAGCGCTTCCCACGGGTAGTCGGTCCGGATGCTGGTGCGCAGGGCGCGGCGCAGTCTGGTGACCACCTCGGTCAGGGTTCGGGCGTCGTTCGCGCTCGACGGGGCCTCGTGCTCGGGCGTGACCTGCGACATCCCCCAAGCGTATCGAGGTGGTGACACTTCCCATATCTGTCGGTCCCAGATTATGTCGGTGACCGAGATAAAATGGGCCGGTGGACACCGCGCTGCTGCGCCGCCTGGGCGTCGAACCGGCTCGTCCCCGCGTCGTCGCCCGCTGGCCGCACGCGCACTGGCTGGCCGTCGCCGCCGTCTGCCTCGGCGCCTTCATGGGGCAGCTCGACGCCAGCATCGTCACGCTCACGTTCCCGGCCCTGAGCAGGGAGTTCGGCGCCTCGCTGGCCGGCGTTCAGTGGGTGTCGCTGAGCTACCTGCTCACGCTGGTCGCCCTGCTGCTGCCGGTCGGCCGACTCGCCGACGCCGTCGGCCGCAAGCTGCTCTACCTCTACGGCTTCGCCGTGTTCACGGTCGCCTCCGCGGCCTGCGGGTTCGCCGACTCGCTGCCGCTGCTGGTCGGGCTGCGCGTGGTGCAGGCCGTCGGCGCGGCCATGCTGCAGGCCAACAGCGTCGCCCTGGTGACGACGAGCTCGCCGCGGCAGTCGATGCGGGCGGCGCTCGGCGTGCAGGCGGCGGCCCAGGCCGTTGGGCTGGCGCTGGGGCCGACCTTGGGTGGCGTTCTGGTGGCGAGCGTCGGGTGGCAGTGGGTGTTCTGGGTGAACGTCCCCATCGGACTGGTCGCGATCGCGGCCGGCCGGTATTTGTTGCCGCGCACCCGGCAGCGCACCGCGATGCGGTCGGTCGACTGGCCGGGCGTCGCCCTTTTGGGCAGTTCCTCGACCGGCCTGTTGCTCGGCCTCTCGGCTCTGTCCGGTTTGGACGCCCCGGTCTGGGCTGTAGTAATGCTTTTCATCGTTGCCGCCGCAACAGGTGTCGGCTTCGTGCTCCGGCAGCGCCGCGCGGCCGAGCCGTTGGTCGACCTGAATTTGTTGCGGGACGGCGTGATCGCCAGTGGTCTGGTCGCGGCGATGCTCGGCTACCTGGTCCTGTTCGGCCCGCTCGTGCTCGTACCGGTACTTGGCGGTTCCGTTGTCCGGGCGGGCTTCGTGC includes:
- a CDS encoding peroxiredoxin, which codes for MNNGDVVADFELLDDHGEPRRLSEFLAKGPVVLFFYPAAMTGGCTAESCHFRDLGAEFEAVGAQRVGISPDAVGKQREFSAINSFDYPLLSDPDGVVATQFGVRRKFGPLLTRRQTFVIGADGRLITSIKSELRMAVHADKALEALRAL
- a CDS encoding DUF1295 domain-containing protein; translation: MLIALGVAIARGRHDGVDTVWGLGFAVIAVVGLIVSGSGWLVTALTVAWGVRLAVYIQLRNGRRPEDPRYVALMKRVTGNPHWYAFRKIYLVQGVIMWFVSWPVQAAQYETSPGPLTWLGVVVWAVGIGFESVGDWQLSRFKADPANKGRIMDRGLWRYTRHPNYFGDACVWWGLYLVACQHWIGALTVLSPLVMTFFLTRGTGKAMTERAMAGRPGYAEYVQRTSGFFPLPPKPEGTR
- a CDS encoding cyclopropane-fatty-acyl-phospholipid synthase family protein, translated to MTIAQTLAALVRRFLGVELPVRLRAWDGSVAGPADAPVVVIRSRRALRRLLWDPDELGLARAYVSGDLDVEGDLRDGLSRFWGLARREGLGRVKLTPGDRLTAVGQALRLGVIGPRPAPPPEEARLAGTEHTRARDRAAIAHHYDLSNDFYRTLLDPSMAYSCGYWTSDAPDYTVADAQRDKLDLICRKLDLKPGMRLLDVGCGWGSLILHAASHYGVHATGVTLAAQQREFIQARIAERGLADRVEVRLQDYRDVRDDGFDAIGTVEMGEHVGLGNYPTYAAQLFRLLKPEGRLLLQQMSRVASAPKAPGGGAFIERYVAPDMHMRPVGETIAMLERAGLEVRDVEAMREHYVWTVDAWARTLEERAAELTALVGEGQLRVWRLYLAGGALAFQENRMGVDQILAVRPTTSGRSGMPRTRRNWEVAA
- a CDS encoding MarR family winged helix-turn-helix transcriptional regulator — translated: MSQVTPEHEAPSSANDARTLTEVVTRLRRALRTSIRTDYPWEALPMAQVELLMALADHAPAKIGQLASLQRLAPNTVSGLVQQLVEGGLAIRDSDPSDRRVARVSLTDAGRKQLAEWQQAHERRISAALDKLPPQARAAVADALPALNLLVDHLVTP
- a CDS encoding MFS transporter, encoding MDTALLRRLGVEPARPRVVARWPHAHWLAVAAVCLGAFMGQLDASIVTLTFPALSREFGASLAGVQWVSLSYLLTLVALLLPVGRLADAVGRKLLYLYGFAVFTVASAACGFADSLPLLVGLRVVQAVGAAMLQANSVALVTTSSPRQSMRAALGVQAAAQAVGLALGPTLGGVLVASVGWQWVFWVNVPIGLVAIAAGRYLLPRTRQRTAMRSVDWPGVALLGSSSTGLLLGLSALSGLDAPVWAVVMLFIVAAATGVGFVLRQRRAAEPLVDLNLLRDGVIASGLVAAMLGYLVLFGPLVLVPVLGGSVVRAGFVLTSLPVGFALAATFGGSRWPDRLRALAGGLVCVAALIPLCLLPLTDPVLAISLAALGIGLGLFTPANNATVMAAIPAACSGVGGGLVNMARGLGTTLGVASVTLALHGHGPRAAMIVLLVAAFGLVVVSRRQPA